One genomic segment of Bradyrhizobium diazoefficiens includes these proteins:
- a CDS encoding ABC transporter substrate-binding protein — protein MRTVSRWSVSKWILALGAAAAVSAGASPSWAQQTIRVGWTIPAEESKYWMMRRPVEFPNLGKAYNVEWTQFQGTAPMTQALAAGALDCATQAPLSLANGVVGGNLKAYIVAQHVFEKPGGFSVYWAVMDASPIKTIADLKGKTVGISVIGGGTQGPFNLLLRQNGVDPAKDIKLVEVGFAVSEDALRQGRVDAVNMNQPFAARAEAKGGTRKLFSLSQAMPNIVHILEACRADFVDKNPETVKAYVRDITSGMKKALANREETLKVVNEVLKAPIPVLETYLLKDNDFGRDPGAAPNFPAIQKMLDIYAETGMLPKLDAAQFKHPTIVAPLE, from the coding sequence ATGCGGACCGTTTCGAGGTGGAGCGTTTCGAAGTGGATCCTGGCTCTGGGAGCGGCAGCAGCCGTGAGCGCTGGCGCAAGCCCGTCGTGGGCGCAGCAGACCATCCGCGTCGGCTGGACGATCCCGGCCGAGGAATCCAAATACTGGATGATGCGCCGTCCGGTTGAATTTCCCAACCTCGGCAAGGCCTACAACGTCGAATGGACCCAGTTCCAGGGCACTGCGCCGATGACGCAGGCATTGGCAGCCGGCGCGCTGGACTGCGCGACGCAGGCGCCGCTATCGCTTGCCAACGGCGTGGTCGGCGGCAATCTCAAGGCCTATATCGTGGCCCAGCACGTGTTCGAGAAACCCGGCGGCTTCTCGGTCTATTGGGCGGTGATGGATGCCTCGCCGATCAAGACGATCGCGGACCTCAAGGGCAAGACGGTCGGCATCTCCGTGATCGGCGGCGGCACGCAAGGGCCGTTCAACCTGCTGCTGAGGCAGAATGGCGTCGATCCGGCCAAGGACATCAAGCTGGTCGAGGTCGGCTTTGCCGTGTCCGAAGATGCGCTGCGCCAGGGTCGCGTCGACGCGGTCAACATGAACCAGCCGTTTGCCGCGCGTGCAGAGGCGAAGGGCGGAACAAGGAAGCTGTTCTCGTTGTCGCAGGCAATGCCGAACATCGTGCACATCCTGGAAGCCTGCCGTGCCGATTTCGTCGACAAGAACCCCGAGACGGTCAAGGCCTATGTCCGCGACATCACGTCGGGCATGAAGAAGGCGCTGGCGAACCGGGAGGAGACCCTGAAGGTCGTCAATGAAGTCTTGAAGGCGCCCATTCCGGTGCTGGAGACCTATCTGCTCAAGGACAATGATTTCGGCCGTGATCCCGGTGCTGCTCCGAACTTCCCGGCGATCCAGAAGATGCTGGACATCTATGCGGAGACCGGAATGCTGCCGAAGCTCGACGCCGCGCAGTTCAAGCACCCGACGATCGTCGCGCCGCTGGAATAG
- the ilvD gene encoding dihydroxy-acid dehydratase — translation MKKLRSRVTTDGLDRAPHRAFMRAMGLDDAAIAKPMVGVVSMKGEQTPCNMTHDFQVAAAKTGIEEAGGTPREFSTVSVSDGISMNHEGMKFSLFSRELIADSIEAVVHGLAYDALIGYGGCDKTLPGVMMGMVRCNVPSIFIYGGSSLPGRVDGRTLTVLDSYEAVGSFMTGEIDGATLERIERACLPTIGACAGQFTANTMGMVSEAMGLTIPNVSMVPGVYAERAQISRRAGRLIMEMLERGGPLPRDIVTRKSLENGAAIVAATGGSTNAALHLPAIANEAGIAFTIDDVGEVFARTPLIGNLRPGGKYTAKDVYDIGGAAVVIRELIESGHIDGSCITITGRTLAEEYGGASAPDGEVVYASRAPIMPDGGLAVLKGNLCPDGAVIKVAGLKSQFFEGVARVFEDEEACVAAVRDRSYKAGEVLVIRNEGPVGGPGMREMLGVTALIYGQGMGEKVALITDGRFSGATRGMCIGYVSPEAFVGGPLALVCDGDRIRIDAANRRMDMLVDEQELALRREAWKQRPPRHRAGALAKYARLVGQAPGGAVTHEGPAEWPWFE, via the coding sequence ATGAAGAAGCTGCGATCACGAGTCACGACAGACGGCCTCGACCGGGCGCCGCACCGCGCGTTCATGCGCGCCATGGGGCTCGATGATGCGGCGATCGCAAAGCCGATGGTGGGCGTCGTCAGCATGAAGGGCGAGCAGACGCCCTGCAACATGACTCATGATTTCCAGGTGGCGGCGGCCAAGACGGGAATTGAGGAGGCCGGCGGTACGCCGCGCGAATTCTCGACCGTCTCTGTGTCCGACGGTATCAGCATGAATCACGAGGGAATGAAGTTCTCCCTGTTTTCGCGCGAGCTGATCGCCGACTCGATCGAGGCCGTCGTCCATGGTCTGGCCTACGACGCGCTGATCGGCTACGGTGGATGCGACAAGACGCTTCCGGGCGTGATGATGGGCATGGTCCGCTGCAATGTGCCGTCCATCTTCATCTACGGCGGCAGCTCGCTGCCGGGGCGCGTAGACGGACGAACTCTGACGGTGCTCGACTCCTATGAAGCCGTAGGCAGCTTCATGACCGGAGAGATCGACGGCGCGACACTCGAACGGATCGAGCGCGCCTGCCTGCCGACCATCGGCGCGTGCGCCGGCCAGTTCACTGCGAACACGATGGGGATGGTCTCGGAAGCGATGGGCCTGACCATTCCCAACGTGTCCATGGTGCCGGGTGTCTATGCCGAGCGCGCGCAAATCTCGCGTCGCGCAGGGCGGCTGATCATGGAGATGCTGGAACGCGGCGGCCCGCTACCGCGCGACATCGTGACGCGGAAATCCCTGGAGAACGGCGCAGCGATCGTCGCCGCCACAGGCGGTTCGACCAATGCCGCCCTGCATCTGCCGGCGATTGCGAACGAGGCGGGAATTGCGTTCACGATCGATGACGTCGGAGAGGTCTTTGCCAGAACGCCGCTGATCGGAAACCTCCGCCCCGGCGGAAAATACACGGCAAAGGACGTCTACGATATCGGCGGCGCTGCCGTCGTGATCCGCGAGCTGATCGAGAGCGGGCATATCGATGGCAGCTGCATCACCATCACAGGCCGCACCCTCGCTGAAGAATATGGCGGCGCCAGCGCTCCCGATGGCGAGGTCGTCTACGCGTCTCGTGCGCCGATCATGCCTGATGGCGGCCTGGCGGTGCTGAAGGGGAACCTCTGTCCTGATGGTGCGGTCATCAAGGTCGCTGGTTTGAAGAGCCAGTTCTTCGAGGGCGTGGCACGCGTGTTCGAAGACGAGGAGGCTTGCGTTGCCGCGGTTCGCGACCGCAGCTACAAGGCCGGCGAGGTTCTCGTGATCCGCAATGAGGGGCCGGTTGGCGGCCCGGGCATGCGCGAGATGCTCGGCGTCACGGCGCTGATCTATGGGCAGGGCATGGGCGAGAAGGTGGCCCTGATCACCGATGGCCGGTTCTCCGGCGCGACCCGCGGCATGTGCATCGGTTATGTCTCGCCCGAAGCGTTTGTGGGCGGTCCGCTGGCACTTGTTTGCGACGGCGACAGGATTCGGATCGATGCCGCAAATCGGCGCATGGATATGTTGGTCGACGAGCAGGAACTCGCTTTACGCCGAGAGGCTTGGAAACAACGCCCGCCGCGCCATCGCGCAGGCGCGCTGGCAAAATATGCGCGACTGGTCGGGCAGGCGCCAGGCGGGGCTGTCACGCATGAAGGCCCGGCGGAATGGCCCTGGTTCGAATGA